In a genomic window of Lycium ferocissimum isolate CSIRO_LF1 chromosome 9, AGI_CSIRO_Lferr_CH_V1, whole genome shotgun sequence:
- the LOC132030882 gene encoding sm-like protein LSM1A isoform X2 has translation MSNWPQSDNNLFSSSLASYLDRKILILLRDGREFLGTFRSFDQYANIVLEGTSERVMVGNLYCDIPLGLYIVRGENVMLIGEQAQKADKGAMRRKMEFLDFD, from the exons ATGTCTAATTGGCCACAGTCCGATAACAACTTATTCTCATCAAGCCTTGCAAGCTATCTTGAta GAAAAATTCTAATATTACTACGAGATGGTAGAGAATTCTTGGGAACATTCCGTTCTTTCGATCAATATG CAAATATAGTATTGGAAGGTACCTCAGAACGAGTAATGGTGGGAAATCTCTATTGTGACATACCTTTGGGTCTCTACATTGTTCGTGGGGAGAATGTTATGTTGATTGGAGAACAG GCTCAAAAGGCAGACAAGGGTGCCATGAGAAGGAAAATGGAGTTTCTTGACTTTGACTAG
- the LOC132030883 gene encoding protein trichome birefringence-like 16, translating to MKGGLKVSQISLILIGIVCATVLLLAYVKSLFLSSPVLPQNHVLQLSPDLRVKDEEALGEGGGSGQSEETVNFESEKYSTYANSSSVIKGTEELITHEEIGGIAPNFTEKGDLKDVPDQKSGLIEQQTDVSTSVSSGDEHSENLTITQERQDCNFYKGRWVIDDSRPLYSGFGCKQWLSSMWACRLTQRTDFEYEKLRWRPKNCEMEEFTGVKFLKRMQNKTLAFIGDSLGRQQFQSLMCMITGGEDRPNVLDVGHEYGLVQSRGSARPDGWAYRLPETNTTILYYWSASLCDLTPINPSDPATDYAMHLDRPPYFLSHFLPRFNVVVLNTGHHWNRGKLKANRWVMYVGGVPNRNRKIATIGGAKNFTIHSIVNWVNSQLPKYPHVKAFYRSISPRHFFNGDWNTGGTCDNTTPLSEGKEVIQDESSDYDAARAVRGTAVKLLDITALSQLRDEGHISRYSIKATPGVQDCLHWCLPGVPDTWNEILFAQI from the exons ATGAAGGGAGGTTTGAAGGTGTCACAAATCTCTCTCATTCTTATCGGAATCGTATGTGCTACTgttcttcttttggcatatgTGAAAAGtctatttctttcttctccagtACTACCTCAGAATCATGTCTTGCAGCTTTCTCCAG ATCTTAGGGTTAAAGATGAAGAAGCTTTGGGAGAAGGAGGCGGATCGGGGCAATCAGAAGAAACTGTCAACTTTGAATCTGAAAAATATTCTACTTATGCAAACTCTTCATCAGTGATTAAGGGGACTGAAGAATTGATTACTCATGAAGAAATAGGAG GTATTGCTCCCAACTTTACTGAAAAAGGAGATCTAAAAGATGTTCCTGACCAAAAAAGTGGTTTAATAGAGCAGCAAACTGATGTTTCCACTTCTGTGAGTTCTGGAGATGAACATAGTGAAAATTTGACAATCACTCAGGAAAGACAAG ATTGTAACTTTTATAAAGGCAGATGGGTCATAGATGATAGCCGACCTCTATATTCTGGATTTGGTTGCAAGCAGTGGTTGTCATCTATGTGGGCTTGCCGCTTGACACAACGTACAGATTTTGAATATGAAAAGTTACGTTGGCGACCCAAAAATTGTGAGATGGAAGAGTTTACAGGTGTTAAATTTCTGAAAAG GATGCAAAACAAAACTCTGGCTTTCATTGGGGATTCTCTTGGTAGACAACAATTTCAATCACTTATGTGTATGATTACTGGTGGGGAAGATAGACCCAATGTTCTTGATGTGGGGCATGAATATGGTCTTGTGCAATCTCGTGGTTCTGCACGACCTGATGGATGGGCTTATCGACTTCCAGAAACCAACACAACTATTCTTTACTATTGGTCTGCTAGTCTGTGTGACTTGACACCCATAAATCCATCAGACCCTGCTACTGATTACGCCATGCACCTGGACCGTCCTCCATATTTTTTGAGTCATTTCCTTCCAAGGTTCAATGTTGTTGTTCTAAACACAGGACACCACTGGAATAGAGGAAAGCTTAAGGCCAACCGGTGGGTCATGTACGTGGGCGGTGTTCCTAATAGAAACAGAAAGATTGCTACTATCGGTGGTGCCAAGAATTTCACAATTCACAGTATAGTCAATTGGGTGAACTCACAGCTGCCAAAATATCCTCATGTAAAAGCATTCTATCGGTCTATATCGCCCAGACACTTCTTTAATGGAGATTGGAACACTGGAGGGACCTGTGACAACACTACTCCACTTTCCGAGGGGAAAGAAGTGATACAAGATGAATCAAGTGACTATGATGCAGCACGGGCTGTAAGAGGAACAGCCGTTAAGCTTTTGGACATCACTGCTTTATCCCAGCTGAGAGATGAGGGGCATATATCTCGATACAGCATCAAAGCAACACCTGGAGTCCAGGATTGTTTGCATTGGTGCTTACCTGGTGTCCCAGATACATGGAATGAAATTCTTTTTGCTCAAATATGA
- the LOC132069523 gene encoding uncharacterized protein LOC132069523: MADHEEEFVKSVEDGLRLSKRIYFGKDRAIAPPKPMTSMEKAAQSYFPTSPMMYAVIENPAFVDNPDIPSYQPHVHGRCDPPALIPLQMNGVEVAADCYYDTAFITVTGSWRLHCVMSSQSCDCRVAVPMGEQGSILGVDVELPRKSYSTKLVAEDDERETKKLAKIEDGCFLKPHIFTLTIPEIDGGTYISVTIRWSQKLLYRDGQFTLSIPYSFPEYVTPAGKKMSKKEKIQFNVNCGPGAEVSCKTISHPLKELEDEDGKLGLAYEADVLSWSSNDVVITYKISSPNYHGSVLLQSPQQHDADQRKMFCCYLFPDAQECRKVFRKEVIFIVDISGSMKGKPIDDTKQALSVALSKLDSQDLFNIIAFNNEEYLFSSSLEVATKEAIDNAIQWIDMNFIAGGSTNILNPLKQAIGMLSNAGESMPIIFLVTDGAVEDERQICEFMKSHLTQNRTIRPRLYTFGIGLFCNHYFLRTLATMSRGHYDAAFDVESLEVRLEKLFSRASSIVLANIAFENLDGLEELEVYPSQIPDLSSEGPIIVSGRYQGVFPEMLKAKGILADMSIFSVELKGFKSKAIPLDKVRVKQQIEILTAQAWFTENKDLKQKIAKMSIQDAVVSEYTRMALVETERVRVIKPTTKRKVYCEDEKIEERLVQKTIMLHNLGFGFGNLTATIENVPPGAIEIEDEAAEIIAKATSNCCGKLCGLCCCCSCCIRTCSKMNHQCAIALTQFLGALGCLGCFTCCQYCCCGDHK, translated from the exons ATGGCGGATCATGAAGAAGAGTTTGTTAAATCCGTTGAAGACGGTTTACGTCTATCAAAACGGATATATTTCGGAAAAGACCGTGCGATTGCGCCACCTAAGCCAATGACGTCAATGGAAAAGGCGGCGCAATCATACTTTCCAACATCACCTATGATGTATGCAGTGATTGAGAATCCTGCATTTGTTGATAACCCGGATATACCGAGTTATCAACCTCATGTGCATGGCAGGTGTGATCCACCTGCCTTGATCCCGTTACAGATGAACGGGGTTGAGGTTGCGGCAGATTGTTATTATGATACGGCGTTTATTACTGTAACGGGATCGTGGCGTTTGCATTGTGTTATGAGTAGCCAGAGCTGTGATTGTCGTGTTGCTGTTCCCATGGGCGAGCAG GGTTCaattctaggtgtcgacgtTGAGTTACCCAGGAAATCATACAGCACTAAACTAGTAGCCGAGGATGATGAAAGGGAAACTAAAAAGTTAGCCAAAATTGAAGATGGATGCTTTCTGAAGCCCCATATCTTTACCCTTACAATACCAGAG ATTGATGGGGGAACCTATATCTCAGTCACTATTAGATGGTCTCAGAAGTTATTGTATCGCGATGGCCAATTTACCTTGAGCATACCCTATAGTTTCCCGGAGTACGTGACACCAGCTGGAAAGAAGATGtctaagaaagaaaagatacaGTTTAATGTTAACTGTGGTCCAGGAGCTGAGGTTTCGTGTAAGACTATCAGTCACCCTCTTAAG GAACTAGAAGACGAAGATGGAAAGTTGGGCTTAGCCTATGAAGCTGATGTCCTTAGCTGGTCAAGTAATGACGTTGTAATTACTTACAAG ATCTCGAGTCCTAACTACCATGGCAGTGTACTTCTGCAATCTCCCCAACAACATGACGCTGACCAGAGAAAGATGTTTTGCTGCTACCTTTTTCCAGATGCCCAGGAGTGTAGAAAG GTCTTCAGAAAGGAAGTGATATTTATTGTTGATATAAGTGGTAGCATGAAGGGGAAACCAATCGACGATACCAAACAAGCACTCTCTGTAGCATTATCAAAACTCGATTCCCAAGATTTGTTCAATATAATAGCTTTCAACAATGAGGAGTACCTATTTTCATCATCACTGGAGGTTGCAACCAAGGAGGCTATTGACAATGCGATTCAGTGGATTGACATGAACTTTATTGCTGGTGGCAGTACAAATATTTTGAATCCATTGAAACAG gCCATAGGGATGTTGTCTAATGCTGGAGAATCCATGCCTATCATTTTTCTGGTCACAGATGGAGCTGTTGAAGATGAAAGACAGATCTGTGAATTCATGAAGAGTCATCTTACACAAAACAGAACAATACGCCCCCGACTTTACACATTTGGCATAG GATTATTCTGCAACCATTATTTTCTGCGCACATTAGCAACGATGAGTCGTGGCCATTATGATGCTGCTTTCGATGTTG AATCACTTGAAGTTCGTTTGGAGAAACTGTTCTCCAGGGCATCATCTATCGTCCTTGCAAATATTGCCTTTGAGAACCTTGATGGTCTTGAAGAACTCGAG GTGTATCCCTCTCAAATTCCTGACCTTTCATCTGAAGGACCAATAATCGTATCAGGCAGATACCAAGGAGTGTTCCCTGAGATGCTCAAAGCTAAAGGAATCTTAGCAGACATGAGTATTTTCTCTGTGGAGCTAAAAGGGTTCAAGTCCAAAGCCATACCTCTTGACAAG GTAAGGGTGAAGCAGCAGATTGAAATACTCACAGCTCAGGCATGGTTTACAGAAAACAAGGATCTTAAGCAAAAG ATAGCGAAAATGAGTATACAAGATGCAGTAGTCTCCGAGTATACACGGATGGCATTGGTAGAGACGGAAAGAGTGAGAGTTATTAAGCCAACCACAAAGAGGAAG GTTTATTGCGAAGATGAGAAGATAGAGGAGCGTCTAGTACAGAAGACGATAATGCTACACAACCTTGGCTTTGGTTTTGGTAACCTCACTGCCACAATTGAGAATGTTCCTCCTGGTGCCATCGAGATAGAGGACGAAGCAGCAGAGATTATCGCGAAAGCAACGTCCAATTGTTGCGGGAAGTTGTGTGGTCTATGCTGCTGTTGCAGTTGCTGCATTAGGACATGTTCAAAGATGAATCACCAGTGTGCAATTGCACTCACACAGTTTCTAGGTGCCTTGGGATGTTTAGGTTGCTTCACTTGTTGTCAATACTGCTGTTGTGGAGATCATAAATGA
- the LOC132030881 gene encoding uncharacterized protein LOC132030881 — translation MASDSSEPTASKIVAKLNLKPHPEGGFFSETFRDNSVILSKSHLPPTCKLVTIISTSILYMQPSGTASHLHRIPCAETWHFYMGEPITVMELNETDGKVKLTCIGPNPLVDDQLVQYTVPPNVWFGAFPTKDYNISADLQVTKLPARDGEKHFSLVGCTCAPAFQFEDFELAKRSDLVSRFPAHESLVSLLTFPE, via the exons atggcaTCAGATTCTAGTGAGCCTACAGCTTCCAAAATTGTTGCAAAGCTAAACTTGAAGCCACATCCAGAAGGTGGCTTTTTCTCTGAAACATTCAGAGATAACTCAGTTATTCTCTCCAAATCTCATCTTCCACCTACATGTAA GCTAGTAACTATTATATCAACTAGTATTTTG TACATGCAACCTTCTGGAACTGCGTCTCATCTTCACAGGATACCATGCGCAGAAACATGGCATTTTTATATGGGAGAGCCAATCACG GTGATGGAACTAAATGAGACTGATGGAAAGGTGAAGTTAACTTGCATCGGACCCAATCCCCTTGTTGATGATCAACTAGTTCAGTACACAGTACCTCCAAATGTATGGTTTGGCGCATTTCCCACGAAGGACTACAACATTTCTGCTGATTTGCAAGTAACAAAATTGCCTGCAAGGGATGGTGAGAAGCATTTCTCTCTTGTTGGATGCACCTGTGCTCCAGCATTCCAGTTTGAAGACTTTGAACTGGCCAAACGTTCTGATCTTGTTTCGCGTTTTCCTGCTCATGAATCCCTTGTCTCGTTGCTCACCTTCCCTGAGTGA
- the LOC132030882 gene encoding sm-like protein LSM1B isoform X1, whose amino-acid sequence MSNWPQSDNNLFSSSLASYLDRKILILLRDGREFLGTFRSFDQYANIVLEGTSERVMVGNLYCDIPLGLYIVRGENVMLIGEQESNEEELPPYMTSVSAAEIKRAQKADKGAMRRKMEFLDFD is encoded by the exons ATGTCTAATTGGCCACAGTCCGATAACAACTTATTCTCATCAAGCCTTGCAAGCTATCTTGAta GAAAAATTCTAATATTACTACGAGATGGTAGAGAATTCTTGGGAACATTCCGTTCTTTCGATCAATATG CAAATATAGTATTGGAAGGTACCTCAGAACGAGTAATGGTGGGAAATCTCTATTGTGACATACCTTTGGGTCTCTACATTGTTCGTGGGGAGAATGTTATGTTGATTGGAGAACAG GAGTCTAACGAGGAGGAGCTTCCACCATACATGACTAGCGTGTCAGCAGCAGAAATCAAAAGG GCTCAAAAGGCAGACAAGGGTGCCATGAGAAGGAAAATGGAGTTTCTTGACTTTGACTAG